In a single window of the Desulfobulbaceae bacterium genome:
- a CDS encoding CoB--CoM heterodisulfide reductase iron-sulfur subunit A family protein, with translation MTDAGGASNMGAVLVVGGGISGMTAALEAAEVGKDVFLVEKNPYLGGRVAQLNQYFPKLCPPSCGMEINFKRIKSTRKLRTYTMTTVKGVTGSAGNYEVTLETAPRYVNSNCTACNDCVDACPEERNNAFNFNMDKTKAIYKAHEMSFPMRYVIDPAACTRCGKCVEACKYEAIEMDMQAKSFTVNVASIVWATGWNPYDPNKMENLKFNSSDAIITNMMMERLAAPAGPTGGKILRPGDNKEPESFAFVQCAGSRDENHLEFCSYICCMASMKQITYIRERYPEAPITVFYIDLRTPGKYEKFREKLMTDPKITFIKGKVADIIAEADGGVTLVAENAVTGEKIKQKVDLAILATGMEPAAKSMGSVCGATMDSNGFIISDSEKAILAAGCAKKASDVVTATQNSTAAALKAIQASRR, from the coding sequence ATGACAGACGCAGGTGGAGCATCCAATATGGGTGCGGTACTGGTCGTAGGTGGCGGAATTAGTGGGATGACCGCAGCCTTAGAAGCCGCCGAGGTTGGCAAGGACGTTTTTCTGGTAGAAAAAAATCCGTATTTGGGTGGTCGAGTTGCTCAGCTCAACCAATATTTCCCCAAATTGTGTCCACCGTCGTGCGGTATGGAGATTAATTTTAAGAGGATCAAGAGTACCCGTAAGTTGAGAACGTATACCATGACCACGGTCAAGGGTGTAACTGGCTCTGCTGGCAACTACGAAGTGACCCTTGAGACTGCTCCTCGTTACGTAAACAGCAACTGTACCGCGTGCAACGATTGCGTTGATGCGTGTCCAGAAGAGCGTAACAATGCCTTTAATTTCAATATGGATAAGACTAAGGCCATCTACAAGGCCCACGAGATGTCTTTTCCTATGCGCTATGTCATAGATCCTGCTGCTTGCACCAGGTGTGGGAAATGCGTTGAGGCATGTAAGTATGAGGCGATTGAGATGGACATGCAGGCCAAGTCCTTTACTGTCAATGTCGCTTCTATTGTTTGGGCAACTGGTTGGAACCCTTATGATCCTAATAAGATGGAGAATTTGAAGTTCAATTCGTCAGATGCCATCATTACCAATATGATGATGGAGCGTTTGGCTGCTCCTGCCGGGCCGACTGGCGGAAAAATACTCCGTCCTGGTGACAACAAAGAACCAGAGAGTTTTGCCTTTGTTCAGTGTGCAGGGTCTCGGGATGAGAATCATCTTGAGTTTTGTTCCTATATCTGCTGCATGGCCAGCATGAAACAAATTACCTATATTCGCGAGCGATACCCTGAGGCACCGATCACTGTTTTCTATATTGATCTCAGGACTCCAGGTAAATATGAGAAGTTCCGTGAGAAGTTAATGACAGACCCGAAGATCACTTTTATCAAGGGTAAGGTTGCTGACATTATTGCTGAGGCAGATGGTGGAGTAACATTGGTTGCAGAAAATGCGGTAACTGGAGAGAAGATTAAGCAGAAAGTCGATCTTGCTATCCTGGCTACCGGGATGGAGCCAGCAGCTAAATCAATGGGTAGTGTTTGTGGCGCGACGATGGATAGCAATGGCTTCATTATCAGCGATTCCGAGAAGGCTATACTTGCCGCAGGATGTGCCAAGAAAGCCTCAGACGTTGTCACTGCCACCCAGAATTCGACTGCTGCTGCTCTTAAAGCAATTCAAGCCTCAAGGAGATAG
- a CDS encoding cysteine biosynthesis protein CysZ: MTMASAAVNFVRGFWFPFTSFSYVRRHPSLYPFIIIPFGINVTTFILVIYFGFDYFRGLVQSWLPQGEAWYWLILNYFLLIFAIVMVLVLIFFTFAVVGSLLASPFNDVLSEKTELLIGGQVSDEPFALGRLLRDVRLTLVTEVEKISLFLLGMMALLTVHLLPVLGSILYPFLSVAWTAFFLVIEYTGYVFARKQLGFSEQRQIIFRHIPLMAGFGLGLFCILAVPFLQFFCIPLGVVGAVRLLAEADELSVAGPLVK; the protein is encoded by the coding sequence ATGACTATGGCATCAGCTGCGGTGAATTTTGTCAGGGGTTTTTGGTTTCCGTTTACCTCGTTTTCTTATGTTCGGCGGCATCCGAGCTTATATCCATTCATTATAATTCCATTTGGGATCAATGTGACCACGTTCATCCTGGTAATCTATTTCGGCTTTGATTATTTTCGAGGACTTGTCCAGTCATGGCTGCCCCAAGGTGAGGCCTGGTATTGGCTGATCCTTAATTACTTTTTATTGATCTTTGCCATTGTAATGGTTCTGGTGTTGATTTTTTTTACTTTTGCGGTGGTGGGAAGTCTGTTGGCTTCGCCATTTAATGACGTGCTGTCAGAAAAGACGGAGCTGTTGATTGGCGGGCAAGTTTCGGACGAACCTTTTGCCCTGGGGCGGTTGCTTCGCGATGTGCGTTTGACGCTGGTGACCGAGGTTGAAAAAATCAGTTTATTCTTGTTGGGGATGATGGCGCTGCTGACAGTTCATTTGTTGCCGGTGCTTGGTTCAATACTTTACCCCTTTTTGTCGGTAGCTTGGACGGCGTTTTTTTTAGTAATCGAGTATACTGGATATGTTTTTGCCCGAAAACAGCTTGGGTTCTCAGAACAGAGGCAGATCATCTTTCGTCATATTCCTTTGATGGCTGGTTTTGGTCTTGGGTTGTTCTGTATCCTGGCTGTCCCGTTTCTCCAGTTCTTCTGTATTCCTTTGGGGGTGGTAGGCGCTGTGCGGCTGCTGGCCGAGGCTGACGAACTCAGTGTTGCAGGACCTCTGGTGAAGTAG
- a CDS encoding YkgJ family cysteine cluster protein, producing MTSSNSESKQDILFGKEKNPSHIMPEKLTLDSKIKFRCHPGVSCFTACCGNINIILTPYDILCLRKRIGIDSDEFLLRYTKPVYLEKTDMPGVQIHLTAEGRCPFVTEEGCLVYTDRPSACRYYPIGMANFHEGAQENQVAEKFFFKVKEDYCKGHNEDKVWTVREWRADQGVDIRDDLNRGWMELVMRRKSFGQQATLSEPAKKMFFLASTNLEKFRDFIFHSSFLSIYDIDPATLKELETDDIALLKFSYLYLASSLFGTNDLKIKEERIKAKVVELKEKQKEAAQQAETTYEELKKDRDQLKQDIAEKNAAKKKK from the coding sequence ATGACATCTTCTAATTCAGAATCCAAGCAGGATATTTTATTTGGCAAAGAAAAAAATCCCAGCCATATCATGCCTGAAAAACTCACCCTCGACAGTAAGATCAAATTCCGCTGTCATCCTGGAGTCTCTTGCTTCACCGCCTGCTGCGGCAATATCAATATCATCCTTACCCCGTATGACATCCTGTGCCTCCGCAAACGCATAGGCATCGATTCCGATGAGTTCCTGCTCCGCTACACCAAGCCTGTCTACCTGGAAAAAACAGACATGCCGGGCGTGCAAATCCACTTAACAGCAGAAGGACGCTGCCCTTTCGTCACCGAAGAAGGTTGCTTGGTCTACACCGACCGCCCCTCGGCCTGCCGCTATTACCCGATCGGCATGGCTAATTTCCATGAAGGCGCCCAGGAGAATCAAGTTGCAGAAAAATTTTTCTTCAAGGTTAAAGAGGATTACTGCAAGGGGCACAACGAAGACAAAGTATGGACCGTTCGTGAGTGGCGGGCAGACCAGGGAGTTGACATCCGAGATGATCTGAATCGTGGCTGGATGGAACTGGTGATGCGCCGCAAATCCTTCGGGCAACAAGCCACCTTAAGTGAACCAGCCAAAAAAATGTTTTTCCTGGCCAGCACCAATCTGGAAAAATTCAGAGACTTTATTTTCCACAGCTCATTCCTCAGCATCTATGACATTGATCCAGCAACACTAAAAGAACTCGAAACCGACGACATCGCGCTCTTGAAGTTTTCTTATCTCTACCTGGCCTCATCGCTTTTCGGCACCAATGACTTGAAGATCAAAGAAGAACGCATCAAGGCCAAGGTCGTCGAACTTAAAGAAAAACAGAAAGAGGCCGCCCAGCAGGCTGAAACTACCTACGAAGAGCTAAAAAAAGACCGTGATCAACTTAAGCAGGATATCGCCGAAAAAAATGCGGCTAAGAAAAAGAAATAG
- the aprB gene encoding adenylyl-sulfate reductase subunit beta, translating to MPSYVDPSKCDGCKGGDKTACMYICPNDLMVLNKEAMKAYNQEPDACWECYSCVKICPQGAIAVRGYNDFVPMGGQVHPMRSSDSIMWTVKFRNGNMKRFKFPIRTTAEGAANAYEALKGVSLDDELLSTEKELKNPTKLA from the coding sequence ATGCCAAGTTATGTAGACCCTTCAAAGTGTGACGGTTGTAAGGGCGGGGACAAGACCGCCTGTATGTACATCTGCCCGAACGACCTGATGGTACTTAACAAGGAGGCCATGAAGGCTTACAATCAAGAGCCTGATGCCTGCTGGGAGTGTTACTCCTGTGTTAAGATCTGTCCACAGGGCGCCATTGCTGTTCGTGGTTACAATGACTTTGTACCAATGGGCGGTCAGGTTCACCCAATGCGCAGTTCCGACTCCATCATGTGGACCGTTAAGTTCCGTAACGGCAACATGAAGCGTTTCAAATTCCCGATTCGGACCACTGCCGAGGGTGCCGCCAACGCATACGAGGCTCTTAAGGGCGTGAGCCTGGATGATGAGTTGCTCTCCACCGAGAAAGAGCTCAAGAATCCAACTAAGCTGGCCTAA
- a CDS encoding adenylyl-sulfate reductase subunit alpha, with amino-acid sequence MALPNQPLGELPAVTNPEIVEHSCDVLIVGGGMAACGCAFEIKKWAPADMKITLVDKASMERSGAVAQGLSAINTYIGDNPIENYVKMVRNDLMGVVREDLIYDLGRHVDDSVHLFEEWGLPIWKIDETTGDNLDGSKPAKTLPEGGKPVRTGKWQIMINGESYKCIVAEPAKKALGEENCLERIFIVKLLLDKNKENTIAGAVGFSTRENKVHVFKCKTMLCACGGAVNIFRPRSTGEGKGRAWYPVWNAGSTYTMCAQVGATLTMMENRFTPARFKDGYGPVGAWFLLFKAKVQNGLGEFYANTDSVKDELEKFMPYGASAVTPTCLRNHLMLNELKAGRGPIYMATDVALNAFLDVRREKGMDEKEVKKFWKHLESEAWEDFLDMSVGQAGLWAGMNIEPEKVGSEIMPTEPYMLGSHSGCCGIWVSGPDEAWVPTVEGARSHQYKWGYNRMTTVNGLFTAGDGVGASGHKFSSGSHAEGRIVAKQMVKYCRDNAGFAPELAQSSQELADQIYAPVKLYHQHVGASTAADVNPNYCKPAGIMMRLMKATDEYGGGVATYYMTSGKLLNICLDLLRMLREDAALMAAGDLHELMRAWENYHRIWCVETHIRHIEFRKESRYPGFYYRSDYPVVDDANWKAFVNSTFDPKTQEWKCEKVNCINIVETTPWI; translated from the coding sequence ATGGCGTTACCTAATCAGCCACTGGGCGAGCTGCCCGCGGTTACTAATCCCGAGATTGTTGAGCATAGCTGTGACGTATTGATCGTCGGCGGCGGTATGGCCGCTTGCGGTTGTGCTTTCGAAATCAAAAAGTGGGCTCCGGCCGACATGAAGATCACCTTGGTCGACAAGGCCTCCATGGAGCGTTCCGGCGCTGTTGCTCAGGGCTTGTCAGCTATCAACACCTACATCGGCGATAATCCGATCGAGAACTACGTAAAGATGGTTCGTAACGACCTGATGGGCGTTGTTCGTGAGGATCTGATCTATGACCTTGGTCGTCACGTTGATGATTCAGTTCATCTGTTCGAAGAGTGGGGTTTGCCGATCTGGAAGATCGACGAGACAACCGGCGATAACCTCGACGGTTCCAAGCCTGCCAAGACCTTGCCGGAAGGCGGAAAGCCAGTTCGTACCGGTAAGTGGCAGATCATGATCAACGGTGAGTCCTACAAGTGTATCGTTGCTGAGCCAGCCAAGAAGGCACTCGGCGAAGAGAACTGCTTGGAGAGAATCTTCATCGTTAAGCTGCTCCTTGACAAAAATAAAGAGAACACCATCGCTGGTGCTGTTGGCTTCTCTACCCGTGAAAATAAAGTTCACGTTTTCAAGTGCAAGACCATGCTCTGTGCATGTGGCGGCGCAGTTAACATCTTCCGTCCCCGTTCAACCGGCGAAGGAAAGGGCCGCGCTTGGTATCCAGTATGGAACGCAGGTTCAACCTACACCATGTGTGCCCAGGTTGGCGCTACCCTCACCATGATGGAAAATCGCTTCACACCAGCTCGTTTTAAAGACGGTTACGGCCCGGTTGGCGCTTGGTTCCTCCTGTTCAAAGCCAAAGTTCAGAACGGCTTGGGTGAGTTCTATGCAAACACCGATTCCGTTAAGGACGAGCTTGAGAAGTTCATGCCTTATGGCGCTTCCGCGGTTACTCCGACCTGTCTTCGTAACCACCTGATGCTCAACGAGCTGAAGGCTGGACGTGGTCCGATCTACATGGCTACCGACGTTGCTTTGAACGCTTTCCTTGATGTCAGAAGAGAAAAAGGCATGGACGAGAAGGAAGTTAAGAAGTTCTGGAAGCACCTCGAGTCAGAAGCATGGGAAGACTTCCTTGACATGTCCGTTGGTCAGGCCGGCCTGTGGGCTGGTATGAACATCGAGCCTGAAAAGGTTGGTTCCGAGATCATGCCGACCGAACCCTACATGCTGGGCTCTCACTCAGGCTGCTGTGGTATCTGGGTTTCCGGACCGGACGAAGCTTGGGTTCCGACTGTAGAGGGTGCTCGTTCGCATCAGTACAAGTGGGGCTACAACAGAATGACCACCGTTAACGGTCTGTTCACCGCAGGTGACGGCGTTGGCGCATCCGGTCATAAGTTCTCCTCTGGTTCTCATGCAGAAGGTCGTATTGTTGCTAAGCAGATGGTTAAGTACTGCCGTGACAACGCTGGCTTCGCTCCTGAACTGGCTCAGTCTTCTCAGGAACTGGCTGACCAGATTTACGCACCGGTTAAATTGTACCATCAGCATGTCGGTGCGTCCACCGCTGCCGATGTTAACCCTAACTACTGCAAGCCTGCAGGCATCATGATGCGTCTGATGAAGGCTACCGACGAATACGGCGGTGGTGTTGCAACGTACTACATGACTTCTGGCAAGCTCCTCAACATCTGCCTTGATCTTCTCCGCATGCTGCGTGAAGATGCTGCTCTGATGGCTGCTGGCGATCTGCACGAGCTTATGCGCGCTTGGGAAAACTATCACCGCATCTGGTGTGTTGAGACCCACATCCGTCACATCGAGTTCCGTAAGGAGTCTCGTTACCCCGGCTTCTACTATCGGTCAGATTACCCGGTTGTTGATGATGCCAATTGGAAGGCCTTTGTTAACTCTACTTTCGATCCTAAAACTCAGGAGTGGAAGTGCGAGAAGGTCAACTGCATCAACATCGTTGAGACCACCCCTTGGATCTAA